A stretch of Antennarius striatus isolate MH-2024 chromosome 6, ASM4005453v1, whole genome shotgun sequence DNA encodes these proteins:
- the cep295 gene encoding golgin subfamily B member 1 isoform X1 → MMKRKVALLRLSPNEEARLMREEYERRRKLRIQQVREQQRDIALHIRREVEQRRQHELEQLGKELREAWECQQREKLNALQKLYQENLKLVGQGHRSAKENEPDLAAIAKKEEENHLKAEERYRGALQELKSQRLKEHERQNQSINARKLALQTEKERAAKVASLPPPQPSHIQPVIESKKPRVMKRFAGVFASTHYLMSENIVDREVDETQPNAHEGAEVEERRREDLQREEKKRREEQLEKACLRGKLALKREHLEQDRERLLVELEHMQQTDLLRRRQRVSQMPPQIFQPLYKKQEAREDFQREIEFAFEDMYTGERRVKGDLVVQLVPEPLPALSTASQDQELDVTLDEVSTPVKENLEAGIEQESVDTQEETSAQVHSSRAAPRKTLKKLLERVRSQRNEWTEHSNQVSGADSPTAITNQIPEQDTTIDTGSLTSTEKDSQPTVEPPEPSHPTPALDITKKPTAANVLLPDVPTDVIQKLTQEGKKREEELKKEMQQQVALLQELEEQRAKLEQVLLEAQHERENLKAAVIQEVPVHQPEEPALDQEVTAGVATKLMTPPDEQIHSRKIREYQERLLEQNRNHQRSVEVARQRLEEYQRALQTRYSMNSAAALPGVAPLHGARSVHPPTARSRPTTPGMPPCFPAKQNTPLEMPTRDSGTLSSPPQPSVSSFREGSSMQRHEEDSISKCPGGQILVESAWLTDGIMERVTKHLPERVRPLSVSREPPHDKSFPPSQLASFPLQPTSDPIQAIDTEVKDVTPLAPGHTAVIGRTTDSLTSSEDDMERKRQKLEQAQRWVLEQREAVALQQRRQEEERKRLEVELEQIRQQKERLKALIQTDAQVREGTIMGQGHHPERGRPFSITREPLHHKLFPTHETTSIPLQPTSDPSYTFSPTITDVTPLVPANAAGMGLTSLDQPVLTGSLGSGEACMQRYAQELQQAHKGVPEQKEAVALQREEQRKRLEAEEQQMRTQENLQTVIQTDVQPAPEDSSAASVSENIGQARLKLLASLLRSIEENYGGTLSHLEEPQEEDVSAQQTPLNKEEPAQDPIPQNNVPAGPLAVLPSGFLLPPRAVKPPITRVRLSTAEMLTDQHELSAIPEVETPVNTSQVIEDDVKVLCHSVDWDTQDESRSTVSDTTLQTPSLSSRGRPYTPSVTDSSSDTSFIWRKRLLLGAETPSQFSEPDSKLMSSLSSDSGRGGDCSGPAVTSYRSPTESAHRPPDPDCLSSSTISTGSYITTDPEQNLNADKSTSLTCVEQGQEADLLNVSSPSVKSLVFKDSSAAGSPGQAIGALFSDSSIQSIIDRYTKELNISLGSTGKPTDSGYSYVEESGPAVSQLSVGDSDRREEDESSVRRSLPSDTAGTQRSDLEWVRTVSPALENFSDKEPSLADGQEQNSFRPLIGQPADQSSCLGTDHRDPSAAQAFGQPSAHFSAIGQLPGQPVSVSLDQGGWDSTLSRMMSRLSQQSGSHWLSGGRDDDAGQVAEQSTTWLDGGHEESQMRALVGEWDESAAQHSGSSGEGTRVDLGVSTETNAPSNSETSPLSGSVPDVDPEPQDQTLMDLCTERTEGADSFHPLLAEVTHNETLEPSMTFHVPENNVPDSPKGQSSRSDHNVPTAAEESEPNNNLSESDQSLEQLRMEEPSSHGTVSSTLHESVSQLIASRYHPNKFVFAVSPTLRTEVEQSALSLSNLTMCDATPNVSMLLPEEPFSAGDQKSEPGCSHTSVNPESEKLSVQEAASAKGILEQSEITLLSLTDTTLQDKEPINDEEEVWEDKFSDEMMDERERGQRTEGTESTLLQYETPSEKSESHPVIPEFQEDPSKDPQVCQQELTALLEKSSQSEEKMKAIKALNKNHPKVGAPPEAGDESAAQDSQPQITCKAKLTSEPQRKTEDQSNSGGAEEHQPTLKSGSMKSQPPAPVSDSSIQKVDEMKTCTTEQRKLNVSEMHQRTRRLYEQLEEVKHQKLVKSRQEAYERNRLRAKEFQKKTLQKLRVKKTLQ, encoded by the exons atgatgaagagaaaaGTCGCTCTATTACGGCTGAGCCCCAACGAAGAGGCCAGGCTTATGCGAGAGGAATATGAAAGAAGGAGAAAACTACGAATACAGCAG GTGCGGGAGCAGCAGCGTGACATTGCACTGCATATTCGCCGAGAAGTGGAGCAGAGACGACAACATGAGCTCGAGCAACTGGGGAAGGAGCTGAGGGAAGCCTGGGAGTGTCAGCAAAGAGAGAAACTAAATGCGCTGCAGAAATTGTACCAGGAGAATCTTAAACTTGTTGGTCAGGGACACCGGAGTGCCAAAGAAAAT GAACCTGACTTGGCTGCCATTGctaagaaggaagaggaaaatcacCTAAAAGCAGAGGAGCGTTATCGTGGAGCCCTGCAGGAGCTCAAATCCCAGAGGCTTAAAGAACATGAGAGACAAAACCA ATCCATTAATGCAAGGAAGCTTGCATTACAGACAGAAAAGGAAAGAGCAGCAAAAGTGGCGAGCCTCCCTCCGCCTCAACCAAGCCACATCCAG cccgTCATTGAGTCCAAGAAACCACGTGTTATGAAAAGATTTGCTGGTGTCTTTGCTTCCACACATTACTTGATGTCTGAGAatatagtggacagagaggtaGATGAAACACAG CCTAATGCTCACGAAGGAGCTGAAgtagaggagaggagacgagaggatttacagagggaggaaaaaaagaggagagaggagcagcTTGAGAAGGCTTGTCTCAGAGGGAAACTGGCTTTGAAGCGGGAACATCTGGAACAG GATCGCGAGCGCTTACTTGTTGAACTGGAACACATGCAGCAGACAGACCTGCTGAGGAGGAGACAGCGGGTGTCACAGATGCCTCCTCAGATCTTCCAGCCTCTCTACAAGAAACAGGAGGCCAGAGAGGACTTCCAGAGGGAGATTGAGTTTGCTTTTGAGGACATGTATACTGGAGAGAGGA gggtcaaaggtgacCTGGTGGTCCAGCTGGTACCTGAGCCGCTGCCAGCTCTCTCCACAGCCAGTCAGGACCAAGAATTGGACGTCACACTAGATGAAGTCTCCACACCAGTAAAAGAGAATTTAGAAGCTGGCATTGAACAAGAATCTGTAGACACTCAGGAGGAAACATCTGCTCAAG TGCACTCCTCTAGAGCAGCTCCTAGAAAGACGTTGAAGAAACTCCTGGAGCGTGTCAGGAGTCAGAGGAATGAATGGACCGAACACAGCAACCAAGTCTCTGGCGCTGACTCACCAACCGCCATTACCAATCAGATCCCAGAGCAGGACACAACTATTGACACCGGCTCTCTGACCAGCACAGAGAAAGACAGCCAACCCACTGTAGAACCCCCTGAGCCTTCTCACCCAACACCTG CACTGGACATAACAAAGAAGCCAACTGCAGCAAATGTTCTACTTCCTGATGTACCGACCGACGTAATCCAAAAATTAAcacaagaggggaaaaaaagg GAAGAGGAGCTTAAGAAGGAGATGCAGCAACAGGTGGCTTtgctgcaggagctggaggagcagagggcCAAACTGGAGCAGGTTCTTCTTGAGGCCCAGCATGAGAGAGAAAATCTGAAGGCTGCCGTGATCCAGGAAGTACCTGTTCACCAACCAGAGGAGCCTGCCCTTGACCAGGAAGTCACTGCTGGTGTGGCCACCAAG CTGATGACTCCTCCAGATGAACAGATCCACTCCAGAAAGATTCGAGAATACCAGGAACGGCTGCTTGAACAAAACAG AAATCACCAGAGGTCAGTGGAAGTAGCTCGCCAGCGCCTAGAGGAATACCAGCGAGCTCTACAAACTCGTTACAGCATGAACAGTGCAGCAGCGCTGCCTGGTGTTGCACCTCTGCACGGTGCTCGGTCTGTACATCCTCCAACTGCTCGGTCACGCCCTACAACACCTGGGATGCCACCATGCTTTCCTGCCAAACAAAATACCCCTCTGGAAATGCCCACAAGAGATTCTGGCACATTGTCTTCTCCTCCCCAACCTTCTGTCTCCAGTTTTAGAGAAGGCTCCTCGATGCAACGGCATGAAGAGGACTCTATTTCAAAATGTCCTGGTGGCCAGATATTAGTTGAATCTGCCTGGCTGACTGATGGTATAATGGAGAGAGTAACGAAACACCTTCCAGAGAGAGTTAGACCTTTGTCAGTGAGCAGAGAGCCACCGCATGACAAGTCATTCCCACCATCTCAGTTAGCCAGCTTCCCGCTCCAACCAACCTCTGATCCCATTCAAGCCATTGACACAGAGGTTAAAGATGTCACACCTCTGGCTCCGGGCCACACAGCAGTTATAGGTAGGACGACAGACTCCCTCACCTCCAGTGAAGATGACATGGAGAGGAAGCGGCAGAAGCTTGAGCAGGCTCAGAGATGGGTGTTGGAACAGAGGGAGGCTGTGGCGCTGCAGCAGAGGCgacaagaagaggagaggaaaagactAGAGGTGGAGCTGGAGCAGATCAGGCAGCAGAAGGAGAGATTAAAGGCTCTGATTCAGACTGATGCACAAGTAAGAGAGGGCACGATTATGGGCCAGGGCCACCATCCGGAGAGAGGCAGACCCTTCTCTATCACCAGAGAGCCACTGCATCACAAGCTATTTCCAACACATGAGACAACCAGCATCCCACTGCAGCCAACGTCTGATCCCAGTTACACCTTTAGTCCCACTATTACAGATGTGACTCCTCTGGTTCCAGCAAACGCTGCCGGTATGGGCTTGACCTCACTAGATCAACCTGTGCTGACTGGATCTCTTGGTTCCGGTGAGGCCTGCATGCAGAGATATGcacaggagctgcagcaggccCACAAAGGGGTCCCTGAGCAAAAGGAGGCTGTAGCTCTGcagagagaagagcagaggaagagactGGAAGCAGAGGAACAGCAGATGAGGACACAGGAGAATCTACAGACTGTTATTCAGACTGATGTACAA CCAGCTCCAGAGGATTCCAGCGCTGCGTCAGTGTCAGAGAACATTGGTCAGGCCCGTCTGAAGTTACTTGCATCACTGTTGAGATCTATAGAGGAGAATTATGGAGGAACTTTATCACACTTAGAAGAGCCTCAGGAGGAAGACGTCTCCGCTCAGCAAACGCCATTGAACAAAGAAGAGCCAG CTCAAGATCCCATCCCTCAGAACAATGTTCCTGCTGGACCTTTGGCAGTCCTCCCCTCGGggttcctcctccctcctcgaGCTGTAAAGCCTCCAATAACACGTGTGAGACTAAGCACCGCAGAGATGTTGACTGACCAGCATGAGCTCAGTGCCATTCCAGAGGTGGAGACACCAGTCAACACCAGCCAAGTCATCG AGGATGATGTGAAGGTTCTTTGTCATTCTGTGGACTGGGACACACAAGATGAATCCAGATCAACTGTTTCTGACACAACATTACAGACACCGTCTTTGTCCAGCAGAGGGAGGCCCTATACTCCCAGTGTAACTGACTCCAGCTCAGACACATCCTTCATCTGGAGAAAGAGGCTGTTGTTGGGAGCAGAAACACCTTCCCAGTTCTCAGAGCCTG attcaaAGTTAATGTCATCACTTTCCTCTGATTCTGGGAGAGGAGGTGACTGCTCTGGTCCAGCTGTCACCAGCTACAGATCCCCCACTGAG tCGGCACACAGGCCTCCTGATCCGGactgcctctcctcctccaccatctCTACCGGCAGCTACATCACCACTGATCCTGAGCAAAACCTGAACGCTG ATAAATCTACATCTCTTACATGTGTGGAACAAGGGCAGGAAGCAGATTTACTAAACGTCTCTTCTCCATCCGTGAAAAGCCTCGTTTTTAAGGACAGCTCGGCTGCTGGATCTCCTGGTCAGGCTATCGGCGCGCTGTTTAGTGACAGCAGCATCCAGAGCATTATAGACAGATACACCAAAGAGCTGAACATCTCCCTCGGCTCCACGGGGAAACCCACAG ACAGCGGATACTCGTACGTGGAGGAGTCTGGCCCTGCAGTTTCTCAGCTGTCGGTTGGAGACTCAGATcggagagaggaagatgaaagcTCAGTTCGTCGGTCTCTTCCTTCAGACACAGCAGGGACACAGAGGAGTGACCTG gAATGGGTCAGAACTGTCAGTCCAGCCCTGGAGAACTTCTCAGACAAAGAACCTTCACTGGCTGATGGTCAAGAGCAGAACTCTTTCAGACCTCTGATTGGCCAGCCGGCAGACCAGTCCTCCTGTCTGGGCACTGACCATAGGGACCCATCTGCGGCGCAAGCATTTGGCCAGCCATCTGCTCACTTCTCTGCGATTGGCCAACTGCCAGGTCAGCCAGTTTCAGTGAGTTTGGATCAAGGCGGATGGGATTCTACTCTGAGTCGAATGATGAGTCGGCTCAGCCAACAGTCTGGTTCTCATTGGCTGAGTGGTGGGCGGGACGATGATGCAGGACAGGTGGCGGAGCAGTCGACCACATGGTTGGACGGGGGTCATGAGGAGAGTCAAATGAGGGCGCTGGTTGGGGAGTGGGATGAGTCTGCTGCTCAGCACAGTGGGAGCTCAG GTGAAGGAACTCGTGTGGATCTTGGAGTTTCGACTGAGACAAATGCTCCGTCCAACTCTGAGACTTCGCCACTCAGTGGGTCCGTCCCAGATGTGGATCCAGAGCCACAGGACCAGACTCTAATGGACCTGTGCACAGAGAGGACTGAAG GCGCCGACTCATTTCACCCACTGCTGGCTGAGGTCACCCACAACGAAACCCTTGAACCCTCTATGACCTTTCACGTGCCAGAAAACAATGTGCCTGATTCCCCTAAAGGGCAGTCATCCAGGTCGGATCATAATGTTCCCACAGCCGCTGAAGAATCAGAACCCAACAACAATCTCTCTGAGTCCGACCAGTCTTTGGAACAGCTTAGAATGGAGGAACCGTCCAGCCACGGGACCGTTTCCTCCACtttacatgaatctgtctcccAGCTCATCGCCTCCCGATACCATCCCAACAAATTTGTGTTTGCGGTGTCTCCCACCTTAAGGACTGAAGTGGAGCAATCTGCTCTGAGTTTGTCAAATCTCACAATGTGTGATGCTACACCCAATGTAAGCATGTTGCTGCCAGAGGAACCGTTCAGTGCTGGAGATCAGAAGTCTGAGCCGGGTTGTAGCCACACTAGTGTTAATCCTGAGTCTGAGAAGTTATCTGTGCAA GAAGCTGCAAGTGCAAAGGGGATCCTGGAGCAGTCTGAGATCACTCTCCTGAGCCTGACAGACACCACCCTGCAGGACAAAGAGCCGATCAACGATGAGGAGGAAGTCTGGGAAGACAAATTTTCAGATGAGATGAtggatgaaagagagagaggacagCGGACAGAG GGGACAGAATCGACATTGCTGCAGTACGAAACACCAAGCGAAAAAAGCGAGTCACATCCAG TGATCCCGGAGTTTCAGGAGGATCCAAGTAAAGACCCGCAGGTCTGCCAGCAGGAACTTACAGCTCTGCTTGAGAAATCATCCCAAAGTGAGGAGAAAATGAAGGCCATAAAAGCTCTGAACAAAAATCATCCAAAGGTCGGAGCGCCACCTGAAGCCGGAGACGAGTCTGCAGCTCAGGACTCCCAACCACAAATTACCTGTAAAGCAAAGCTGACGTCTGAACCTCAGCGCAAGACTGAGGACCAGTCAAACAGTGGGGGGGCGGAGGAGCATCAGCCCACCCTGAAATCTGGCTCGATGAAGTCCCAGCCTCCTGCTCCAG TGAGTGATTCCAGTATACAAAAGGTGGACGAGATGAAGACCTGCACGACAGAGCAAAGGAAACTGAATGTTTCTGAGATGCACCAGAGAACACGGAG actgtacgaacagctggaggaggtgaagcaTCAGAAGTTGGTCAAGAGCAGGCAGGAGGCTTATGAAAGAAACCGACTTAGGGCCAAGGAGTTCCAGAAG aaAACTTTGCAGAAGCTGCGTGTCAAGAAAACCCTGCAGTGA